The Caulobacter sp. FWC2 region AAGCTGTCGGCCGAGCTGAAGTACGAGCTCGAATCCAGCTCGGTGATCGTCTGCTTGCCGGCGTTGATCAGGTCGGCGTCCTCTTCGCCCTCATAGGGGAAGGGGCCCATGCCCAGCATGCCGTTCTCGCTCTGCAGCGTCACGGACATGCCCTCGGGGATGTAATTGGCCACCAGGGTCGGAATGCCGATGCCCAGGTTAACGTAGAAGCCGTCCTGCAGCTCCTTGGCGGCGCGGGCCGCCATCTCATCGCGGGTCCAGGCCATTACACGGATTCCTTGGCACGGGTGGTGACGCGCTCGATGCGCTTCTCGAACTTGGCGCCCTTGACGATGTTGTCGACATAGATGCCAGGCGTGTGGATGGCGTCCTTGTCCAGGGCGCCGATCTCGACCAGCTGCTCGACCTCGACGACGGTCTTCCTGCCGGCCGTGGCCATCATCGGATTGAAGTTCCGGGCCGTCTTTCGGTAGATCAGGTTGCCCTCGGCGTCGCCCTTCCAGGCCTTGACGATCGACAGGTCGGCGGTCAGGCCGCGCTCCATCACGTACATCTCGCCGTCGAACTCGCGGACTTCCTTGCCCTCGGCCACCAGGGTGCCGTAGCCGGTGCGCGTGAAGAAGGCCGGGATGCCCGCCCCGCCCGCACGAATGCGTTCGGCCAGCGTGCCCTGCGGATTGAACTCCAGCTCCAGTTCGCCGCTGAGGTAGAGCTGTTCGAACAGCTTGTTCTCACCCACATAGGACGAGACCATCTTCTTGATCTGGCGGTTCTCCAGGAGGATCCCCAGGCCGAAGCCGTCGACGCCGCAATTGTTGGAGACGACCGTGAGGTCCTTCGTTCCCGCCTCGCGGATCGCCGCGATCAGGTTCTCCGGAATGCCGCAGAGGCCAAAGCCTCCGGCCATGATGGTCATGCCGTCGAACAACAGCCCGGCGAGGGCCTCGACGGCGTCCTTCTTCACCTTGTCGACCATGGTGTCTCCCTGTTCCGAACCTTATACGTCCGGTGTTTGGCGAACCGTGTCGCCCGAGCCGCGAATAAATTCAACCCTTGATGAATTATTTTCCAGAAGGGTCGCCTGATGACCGACGCTAGCACCGGCTTCGTAGCGCCCGCCACCTCCGGAGTGCTTCTCGTGCTGGCCCATCCGGCGCTTGAACGGTCTCGCGCCAATCGCGCCCTGGCCAAGGCGGCCAAGGGCCTGTCGGGCGTCACCTTCAAGGACCTCTACGAGATTTATCCGGACTTCGCGGTCGACATCGAGGCCGAGCAGGCGGCTCTGCTGGCTCACGACGTCATCGCCCTGCAGTTTCCGCTCTACTGGTACTCGACCCCGGCCCTTATGAAGGAGTGGCTGGATCTGGTCTGGCTGCACGGCTTCGCCTATGGCGAAGGCGGCGAGGCCCTGAAGGGCAAGAAGCTATTCGTGGCCTGCTCCACGGGCGCCAGCGCCAAGGCCTACCATATGCACGGCTACAACCGGTTCAGCATGGACGAGTTCCTGCGGCCGCTGGAGCAGACCGCCCACCTGTGCGGCATGGAGTGGGAGACCCCGTTCGTCGTTCATGGCGCTTCCGTGAAAGACGACGCGGCCCTGAAAGCCGAGGCTGAGCGCTACAAGGCGCGGGTGGCCTCGCTGCTGCCGGCGTCGCGGGTTTCGAACAAGGCGGAGACTTAAGGCGCATGGAGAACTTCCTCACCCAGACCCTGGTCTATCTGGGCGCGGCCGTCGTCTCGGTGCCGATCGCCAAGCGGCTGGGGCTCGGCTCGGTGCTGGGCTATCTGATCGCCGGCGTCGTCATCGGCCCGTTCGCCCTGGGCTTGGTCGGCGAGCAGGCCGACGTCATGAAGTTCGCCGAGTTCGGCGTCGTCATCCTGCTGTTCCTGATCGGTCTCGAGGTGCAGCCCTCGATGCTGTGGGACATGCGCAAGGCGATCTTCGGCCTCGGCGGCGCCCAGGTGCTCGGCACGGCCTTGGCCATCGCCGCCGCTTCGCTGGCGCTGGGCCTGCCCTGGCAGACGGCCCTGGCCGTGGGTCTCGTTCTAGCCATGTCTTCGACCGCGATCGTGCTCCAGACCCTGGACGAGAAAGGGCTCAGGCAAGGCCCGGTCGGCCGCGCCGCCTTCGGGGTGCTGCTGCTGCAGGATCTGGCGGTCATCCCGATGTTCGCCCTGTTGCCCCTGCTGGCCACGGGCGCGGCCGGCCATGCGACCGACGGCGGCGGCCATGGCGGCGGGAGTCTCGTGGCCCACCTGCCGATCTGGGCCCAGACCCTGTCGGTGTTCGCCGCCGTGGGCGGGGTGATCGGCGGCGGCCGCTATCTGGTCCAGCCGTTGTTCCGCTTCATCGCCAAGGCCCGCCTGCGCGAGATCTTCGTCGCCGCCGCCCTGCTGATCGTGGTCGCGGTCGCCAGCGTGATGCAGATCGTCGGCCTGTCGCCCGCCCTCGGGGCCTTCCTGGCCGGGGTGGTGCTGGCCGAAAGCGAGTTCCGGCGCGAGCTGGAAAGCGATATCGAGCCGTTCCGGGGCCTGCTGCTGGGCCTGTTCTTCATCACCGTGGGCGCCGGCGTGAACCTGCCGCTGGTGGCCAGCCGGCCCCTGCAATTGCTGGGGATCGTCGTCGGCCTGATGGTGCTGAAGTTCATCGTCATGTACGGCATCGCCCGCCTGTTCGGCGCGCCCAAGCGCGGGGCGATGGCGGTGGCCACGGCCCTGGCCCAGGGCGGCGAGTTCGCCTTCGTGCTGCTCAGCTTCACGGTCGGCGCGGGGGTGATCGGCGTGCAGTTGGCCGCCCTGCTGACCGCCGCCGTCGCGGTCTCCATGGCCCTGACGCCGGTGGCGATGATCCTCTACGAGCGGGTTGCGGCCCTGATGGACGCGGCCATTCCCGATGTCGTCCCCGACACCGGCGACTTCGACGAGGGCGAGCCTGACATCATCATCGCCGGCTTCGGCCGCTTCGGTCAGATCACCGGCCGCCTGCTGCAGGCCAACGGCTTCAAGTCGACGGTGCTGGACAGCGACATCGAGCAGATCGAACTACTGCAGCGCTTCGGCCGACGGGTGCACTATGGAGACGCCACGCGCCTGGATCTGCTGCGCGCCGCCGGCGCCGAGCGGGCCAGGATGCTGATCGTCGCCGTGGACGACCGCGAAAAGACCGTCGAACTGGTCGAGACGGCCCGCAAGGCCTTCCCGAACCTCGTCATCCTGGCTCGCGCCTGGGACCGCCGTCACGCCTACGACCTGCTGGCCAACGGCGCCGACGCGGTCGAGCGCGAGACCTTCGAGTCGGCCCTGGCCCTCGGCGCCACCGCCTTGCAGAAGCTGGGCTTCCGCGCGCACCGGGCGCACCGGGCGGCCGCCTTCTTCCGTCGCCACGATCGCCGGGTGTTCGAGGAGCTGCGCCCGATGTGGGGCCAGGAGGAGGCCTATATCCTGGCCTCGCGCGACGCGGCCAAGACCATGGACCGCCTGCTGGACGCCGACCTGCACCGCATGCGCCCCGGCGACGCCGGCGGGGCCTGGGACACGGCCAGCCTGGACGAGGAACTGCGCGAGCGGGCCGAGCAGGAGGGGGCGGGGTAGAGCCTGTCCCGCCCGGATCAAGCCGCGTCCAGGGCCTTCAGCCAGTCCGGCAATCCGCCGGTCGCCGCCTGCTGCACGCTGACCTTGGCCGCAGCGGCGGCGCCTTGGCCGCGGGCCTCGCCTGGCGTCATGCCGAACCGCGCCTTGAACGCCCGGCTGAAGCTGGACCAGACGGTGAAGCCGTAACGCTCGGCCACCTGGGTCATGGCCAGAGGCTGGGCGGGGTCCGACAGGGACTCGAACACCCGACGCAGGCGCCGGTTGCGGATGTGCTCGCTGACCCCGCCCAGCGGCGCGAACAGCCGATAGAGCGAGGCGCGAGACACGCCGAAACGGCGGCACAGTAGCTCCGCGTCCAGGGCCGGGTCATGCAGGTTGGCGTCGATGAACCGCCGCATCCGGGCGCGCTGGGTGTCGGCCGCCGCCCGCCGCGTCTCCTCGGCGCGGTGGCCCAGGGTCAGGCCCGCCAGCAGGTCGGTGGTCGCCCGGCCGACGCCATAGGCCTCCTCCGGCCGCAGGTCGGGCGCCACCCGCATCAGGCTTTCGGCATGGGCCCTCAACAGCGCGGCCCCTGCGGTCTCGCGGCGCAGAACCAGGCCGTGAAGCGGGTCCAGGTCGATGTCGCGGGCGTCGAAGGCGTCGCGCGGGACGGCCAGATTGATGTTGGTGCAGTGCGCCGCCTCCGACTGGAAGGTGCGGGTCAAGTCCAGCAGGCAGACGTCGCCCGGCCGGGTGGCGACCTCGCCCTGGCCCGCGCGCCGGCGGTCTTCGCCATCGACGATGATCTGCACCAGGACGAGCTCCAGCCCGGTGGCGGCGATCTTCCGCGCGTCGCGGCCGTAGCCGAACACGCCCCCGCTCATGTGGGCCTGCCCCAGCAGCATCGAACCGATGTTGAAGCTGTTGATGCCCAGGTCTGGTCCCGGCCCGGCCACGTCGCGCAGGCGGATGTCGAACACCGGGGCGATGGCCTGGGCATAGGCCTCGGCGCCTTCGCGGCCCGGGGTGATCCGGGTGCCGGCCTGGAACTGGGGTAGCGAAGACGGCATTCAAGCAACTCGAACCGACGATACGCGAGCCTCGAGCCAGAGCCCGAATGGGGTCAGCCGTCAATGTCCTGCGTCAACCGCGGCGCGGAGTCTCAAAATCATGACCCGCCGTCTCAAAGGCGGCAGCCGCCGTTGCTCCGTCCATGACCGGACTCTACGGGTCTGCCTGGCACGAAGGCGACGTATCCATTCCCTTGGCGGCGCGCTCGTGCTGAGCGGTCAGGTCCGATCGACCCCATGGTGGGGACTTCGGGTCGGTCGGACCACCGCGTGAAGACAACCCGACCTCCAAGCGACGCGTGATCCCGCCGATCCCGCGTCGCTTCCTTTATTCGGCCGCCTGCAGCGTGGGGCTGGCGGGCGGACGGAACGCCTCGACGAATGGCGTCGCGAAGCCGCCGGTCAGGCTGTGCGGATCGACGGCGACCGCGCCGAAGGCAAGGTTCCGGGGCCGCTGGCCCGGCACGTAGAGCGTGCCGAACATCCGGTCCCAGATCGCCAGGCAGCTGCCCAGGTTCTTGCCGAAGTGGGCGGGGTCGGCCGAGTGGTGGATCTGGTGGTGGGCCGGGCTCATCACCCAGCGACCCAGCGGCCCGAAGGTGATCCAGACGTGCGAGTGTTGCAGGTGGATGATCGTCAGGGCGAAGACCACGAAGATCGCGTTCTCGTCGAACAGCCTCGGCGCATGCCA contains the following coding sequences:
- a CDS encoding NAD(P)H-dependent oxidoreductase, encoding MTDASTGFVAPATSGVLLVLAHPALERSRANRALAKAAKGLSGVTFKDLYEIYPDFAVDIEAEQAALLAHDVIALQFPLYWYSTPALMKEWLDLVWLHGFAYGEGGEALKGKKLFVACSTGASAKAYHMHGYNRFSMDEFLRPLEQTAHLCGMEWETPFVVHGASVKDDAALKAEAERYKARVASLLPASRVSNKAET
- a CDS encoding helix-turn-helix domain-containing protein, coding for MPSSLPQFQAGTRITPGREGAEAYAQAIAPVFDIRLRDVAGPGPDLGINSFNIGSMLLGQAHMSGGVFGYGRDARKIAATGLELVLVQIIVDGEDRRRAGQGEVATRPGDVCLLDLTRTFQSEAAHCTNINLAVPRDAFDARDIDLDPLHGLVLRRETAGAALLRAHAESLMRVAPDLRPEEAYGVGRATTDLLAGLTLGHRAEETRRAAADTQRARMRRFIDANLHDPALDAELLCRRFGVSRASLYRLFAPLGGVSEHIRNRRLRRVFESLSDPAQPLAMTQVAERYGFTVWSSFSRAFKARFGMTPGEARGQGAAAAAKVSVQQAATGGLPDWLKALDAA
- a CDS encoding monovalent cation:proton antiporter-2 (CPA2) family protein encodes the protein MENFLTQTLVYLGAAVVSVPIAKRLGLGSVLGYLIAGVVIGPFALGLVGEQADVMKFAEFGVVILLFLIGLEVQPSMLWDMRKAIFGLGGAQVLGTALAIAAASLALGLPWQTALAVGLVLAMSSTAIVLQTLDEKGLRQGPVGRAAFGVLLLQDLAVIPMFALLPLLATGAAGHATDGGGHGGGSLVAHLPIWAQTLSVFAAVGGVIGGGRYLVQPLFRFIAKARLREIFVAAALLIVVAVASVMQIVGLSPALGAFLAGVVLAESEFRRELESDIEPFRGLLLGLFFITVGAGVNLPLVASRPLQLLGIVVGLMVLKFIVMYGIARLFGAPKRGAMAVATALAQGGEFAFVLLSFTVGAGVIGVQLAALLTAAVAVSMALTPVAMILYERVAALMDAAIPDVVPDTGDFDEGEPDIIIAGFGRFGQITGRLLQANGFKSTVLDSDIEQIELLQRFGRRVHYGDATRLDLLRAAGAERARMLIVAVDDREKTVELVETARKAFPNLVILARAWDRRHAYDLLANGADAVERETFESALALGATALQKLGFRAHRAHRAAAFFRRHDRRVFEELRPMWGQEEAYILASRDAAKTMDRLLDADLHRMRPGDAGGAWDTASLDEELRERAEQEGAG
- a CDS encoding CoA transferase subunit A translates to MVDKVKKDAVEALAGLLFDGMTIMAGGFGLCGIPENLIAAIREAGTKDLTVVSNNCGVDGFGLGILLENRQIKKMVSSYVGENKLFEQLYLSGELELEFNPQGTLAERIRAGGAGIPAFFTRTGYGTLVAEGKEVREFDGEMYVMERGLTADLSIVKAWKGDAEGNLIYRKTARNFNPMMATAGRKTVVEVEQLVEIGALDKDAIHTPGIYVDNIVKGAKFEKRIERVTTRAKESV